The Gemmatimonadota bacterium genome has a window encoding:
- a CDS encoding nucleotidyltransferase domain-containing protein gives MISVVSEQTAELEKLCLRYSVLRLDLFGSAVTSQYQPEKSDLDFVVEFQPLPDGAYADTYFGLLEALERLFGKPVDLVVDSAIKNPYFRQSIEETKRLIYEA, from the coding sequence ATGATTTCAGTCGTTAGCGAACAGACCGCTGAACTGGAGAAATTGTGTCTCCGTTACAGTGTGCTTAGACTCGACCTTTTCGGATCGGCCGTAACCAGCCAATACCAACCAGAGAAAAGCGACCTTGATTTTGTGGTGGAATTTCAACCATTACCGGACGGTGCTTATGCCGACACTTACTTCGGCTTGCTGGAAGCTCTGGAACGGCTCTTTGGAAAACCCGTGGATCTGGTGGTCGATTCAGCCATCAAGAACCCGTATTTCCGGCAATCCATTGAGGAGACTAAGAGGCTGATTTATGAGGCTTGA
- a CDS encoding DUF86 domain-containing protein, with protein MRLEIKKYLYDIQYAIGLLKEFTGDKTFADYERNTMMRSAVERQFEIIGEAMAQLAKLDSALASRISKYQRIISFRNVLIHGYADVDNRLVWDVIQTNLPTLAREIDALLEKE; from the coding sequence ATGAGGCTTGAGATCAAGAAATACCTGTACGACATCCAGTACGCCATTGGGTTGCTGAAGGAGTTCACTGGTGACAAGACGTTTGCAGACTACGAGCGTAATACCATGATGCGTTCTGCTGTGGAGCGTCAGTTTGAAATCATCGGCGAAGCCATGGCGCAACTTGCAAAACTTGACTCTGCACTCGCCTCCCGCATCAGCAAGTATCAACGCATCATTTCTTTTCGCAACGTTCTCATTCATGGCTATGCCGACGTGGATAATCGGCTGGTTTGGGATGTAATTCAGACTAATTTGCCAACCCTCGCCCGCGAGATTGACGCTCTGCTGGAGAAAGAATGA
- a CDS encoding amidohydrolase family protein: MTTDFTGLGRPVIDCDIHNAFASLETLVPYLEDHWVAYFRESHFRGPGANDYPGGAPTSARKGTRPANGPPGSNLELTQKQVLDPWDVEVGILTCGYWVQSVHNEDLAASLATAVNQWQIDHWLEKDARLRASLVVPSQNPLLAAREIERFGDHPGFVQIILPVRSYSLYGKSEYNPMYAAAVKHDLAIGIHFGGASSLPPTPVGWPSTYIEECADMAQIFQAQVLSLISEGAFARFPELRVVLIESGFVWMPAWMWRMDKEWKGLRRDTPWVVRPPSDYVREHIRMTLQPMDAPINSEHLLQMIGQLDSDEILMFSTDYPHWHFDGPDDAIPPGLSDSLLEKILRENARAFYKL; the protein is encoded by the coding sequence ATGACCACTGATTTTACAGGCCTTGGCCGTCCCGTTATCGATTGCGACATTCACAACGCGTTTGCCTCTCTGGAAACCCTTGTCCCATATCTGGAAGACCACTGGGTCGCATATTTTCGCGAATCCCATTTTCGAGGTCCCGGCGCGAATGATTATCCGGGTGGCGCGCCCACATCTGCGCGGAAAGGGACTCGGCCCGCAAATGGTCCCCCGGGTTCCAATCTGGAACTAACACAAAAACAGGTACTCGATCCCTGGGACGTAGAAGTGGGGATTTTGACGTGTGGCTATTGGGTACAAAGCGTGCACAACGAAGACCTCGCAGCATCGCTTGCAACAGCGGTCAACCAGTGGCAAATCGATCATTGGCTGGAGAAAGACGCGCGTCTCCGCGCTTCACTGGTCGTACCCAGCCAGAATCCCCTGCTGGCCGCGCGAGAAATTGAACGCTTTGGCGATCATCCCGGCTTCGTACAGATAATACTCCCGGTCCGCTCCTATTCTCTATATGGAAAAAGCGAATACAATCCAATGTACGCGGCTGCAGTAAAGCACGACCTGGCAATTGGCATTCATTTTGGCGGTGCTTCATCGCTTCCCCCCACACCCGTGGGCTGGCCTTCGACCTATATTGAAGAATGTGCTGATATGGCGCAGATTTTTCAGGCACAAGTCCTGAGCCTGATCTCAGAAGGCGCGTTTGCGCGGTTTCCCGAATTGCGGGTGGTATTAATCGAAAGTGGATTTGTCTGGATGCCCGCCTGGATGTGGCGCATGGACAAAGAATGGAAAGGCCTGCGCCGAGACACTCCCTGGGTTGTGCGACCCCCATCGGACTATGTGCGAGAACACATTCGAATGACGCTACAACCGATGGACGCGCCCATAAATTCCGAACACCTTTTGCAAATGATCGGACAATTGGACTCGGATGAAATACTGATGTTTTCGACCGATTATCCGCACTGGCATTTTGACGGACCGGACGACGCCATTCCACCAGGGCTATCCGATTCGCTACTGGAAAAAATTTTGAGAGAAAATGCACGAGCGTTTTACAAATTGTGA
- a CDS encoding amidohydrolase family protein yields MAMTILEEPEVKKREKLSVIDCDIHNVDGYQSPATEVWVDYMPSAWKDYHLSIAGRRRSGSNCPRAVPFAARNDAFPPEGPPGSHLGFMQEQLLDTWEMDYGILNPLSPAGGQQNLEYGAAIAQAVNEWQIAEWLEKDERLRASLTVAYEDADLAVAEIERLGDHPGFVQLMFMARTMEPLGRRKYWKIYEAAVEYDLPIGIHFGGTGIGPITGAGKAAHYIQDHGGMPMAFQVQVTSYVYEGVFERFPDLKIVLIEGGFGWVAPLMWRMDNWYRKLKMEVPYLKCLPSEYIRDHFYLTTQPVEEPSDPAYFEQMLAHMDMDDKLMFATDYPHWDFDSPDQALSNVSDRQVKKQIMAENARELYNLD; encoded by the coding sequence ATGGCAATGACGATCTTAGAAGAGCCAGAGGTCAAAAAGAGAGAAAAGCTATCGGTAATCGATTGCGATATTCACAATGTAGATGGATACCAATCTCCCGCCACTGAGGTCTGGGTAGATTATATGCCCAGCGCGTGGAAAGATTATCATTTGAGCATCGCAGGGCGCAGGCGCTCAGGTTCCAATTGCCCGAGAGCTGTGCCCTTTGCCGCGCGAAACGATGCATTCCCCCCCGAAGGACCCCCTGGGTCGCATCTGGGCTTTATGCAGGAACAATTGCTGGATACCTGGGAAATGGACTACGGCATATTGAACCCGCTATCGCCTGCTGGGGGACAGCAAAATCTGGAATACGGAGCTGCGATTGCACAGGCGGTTAATGAATGGCAAATAGCCGAATGGCTGGAAAAAGATGAGCGGTTGCGCGCATCTCTGACTGTCGCGTATGAAGACGCCGATCTCGCCGTTGCTGAAATTGAACGCCTGGGCGATCATCCGGGATTTGTACAACTGATGTTCATGGCGCGAACAATGGAGCCACTGGGCAGACGTAAATACTGGAAAATTTACGAAGCAGCCGTTGAATACGACCTCCCCATAGGCATTCACTTTGGCGGCACGGGTATTGGTCCAATTACGGGCGCGGGCAAAGCGGCGCATTATATTCAGGATCACGGCGGGATGCCCATGGCATTTCAAGTACAGGTAACGAGCTATGTGTACGAAGGCGTTTTTGAGCGATTTCCCGACTTAAAGATCGTTCTGATCGAAGGGGGTTTTGGGTGGGTAGCACCTTTAATGTGGCGAATGGACAACTGGTACCGAAAACTCAAGATGGAGGTTCCCTATTTGAAGTGCCTACCCTCGGAATATATCCGGGACCATTTCTATCTGACCACACAGCCCGTAGAAGAACCTTCAGACCCGGCGTATTTCGAGCAGATGCTGGCGCATATGGACATGGACGACAAACTGATGTTTGCAACCGATTATCCGCACTGGGATTTTGATTCGCCCGACCAGGCACTGAGCAATGTATCGGATCGACAAGTTAAAAAACAAATTATGGCAGAAAATGCCAGGGAACTTTACAACCTGGACTGA
- a CDS encoding aldolase/citrate lyase family protein produces MSQKTLKQRIRNGEIVNSIGVPMDIEKGELTDILSKHECDYLNVDAQHGPFNEAHLVAFCIMARDFNLPVQIRIKHTRHAYLIGNYLDLGPSGIMVPEVESEAIVDEAVNAFYYPQMGKRSWGGVHRVGLDERPDRLEYAPWWNAYGWLAIQIESVEAVINAAQLAKPGVDVLNFGPNDLLFSIEAHPQFPYRTVEDCVKHVLDQVKDTQVKVGMSAETPEERDRYVNWGVTVFPKRIGI; encoded by the coding sequence ATGTCGCAAAAAACGCTAAAACAACGGATTCGGAATGGCGAAATTGTAAATTCTATTGGTGTGCCAATGGATATTGAAAAAGGAGAACTGACAGATATTCTGTCAAAACACGAATGTGACTATCTAAATGTAGATGCACAACACGGACCTTTTAACGAAGCCCACCTGGTGGCTTTCTGCATCATGGCCCGGGATTTTAATTTACCCGTTCAGATTCGGATTAAGCACACTCGTCACGCCTATCTGATCGGCAATTATCTCGATCTGGGACCTTCGGGGATTATGGTACCTGAAGTCGAAAGCGAAGCAATTGTAGATGAAGCCGTAAACGCCTTTTATTATCCCCAGATGGGCAAACGCAGTTGGGGTGGCGTACATAGAGTGGGACTGGACGAGCGACCAGATCGGTTGGAATACGCTCCCTGGTGGAATGCCTATGGATGGCTGGCAATTCAGATTGAATCTGTCGAAGCCGTAATCAACGCCGCACAGTTGGCTAAGCCAGGAGTGGATGTATTAAACTTTGGGCCAAACGATCTGTTGTTCAGCATTGAGGCACACCCCCAATTTCCATATCGAACGGTGGAAGACTGCGTAAAACACGTGCTCGACCAGGTAAAAGACACACAGGTAAAAGTAGGCATGAGCGCAGAGACACCTGAGGAGCGAGATCGGTATGTGAATTGGGGGGTAACAGTATTCCCAAAGCGGATTGGTATTTAG
- a CDS encoding Gfo/Idh/MocA family oxidoreductase, with product MSSFKTPEDIKVGVIGYGGAFNMGRQHLTFMKKAGMTPVAVAELDETRLKVAREEFPGIETYTSVSAMLDESDVNLVVIITPHNTHAELALQCLRAGRHVISEKPLAITTEECDAMIREAAKQDLLLSTYHNRHWDGCILNALEQIHQYKVIGKVYRIEAHMGGYNRPGDWWRSSKSISGGILYDWGVHLLEYSLQILQSDIVEVTGFAHTGFWADETRWQADTNEDEATAIVRFKNGTWINLTMSSIASAPRKGWLEITGTTGTYIFDGGTYEILQIKDGEKVVSSGKNPGHQYDKYYDNIAAHLSTGEDLIITPEWSRRPIHILDLACKSAAMGQTIKAKYA from the coding sequence ATGTCCTCTTTCAAAACGCCTGAAGACATCAAAGTGGGGGTTATCGGCTACGGCGGCGCATTTAACATGGGTCGCCAACATCTCACGTTTATGAAAAAGGCGGGTATGACGCCTGTTGCGGTTGCAGAACTCGACGAAACGCGCTTGAAGGTCGCGCGAGAAGAATTTCCCGGTATTGAGACCTATACCTCTGTGTCTGCAATGCTGGATGAATCCGATGTCAATCTCGTCGTGATCATTACGCCACACAATACGCATGCCGAACTGGCATTGCAATGCCTGCGCGCAGGGCGCCATGTCATCAGCGAAAAACCGCTGGCGATCACGACTGAGGAATGCGATGCGATGATCCGCGAAGCCGCAAAGCAAGACCTTCTTCTTTCTACCTATCACAACCGCCACTGGGATGGGTGTATTCTGAATGCTCTTGAACAAATTCACCAGTACAAGGTTATTGGCAAGGTCTATCGCATTGAAGCCCATATGGGAGGATATAATCGACCGGGCGATTGGTGGCGCAGTAGTAAGAGTATTTCTGGAGGTATTCTCTACGATTGGGGTGTTCACCTTCTCGAATATTCACTTCAGATTCTGCAATCGGATATTGTGGAGGTCACTGGATTTGCACACACCGGTTTCTGGGCTGATGAGACCCGCTGGCAGGCCGATACCAATGAAGACGAGGCCACGGCTATCGTGCGTTTCAAAAACGGGACCTGGATCAATCTCACGATGTCGAGTATCGCATCTGCACCCCGCAAGGGCTGGCTCGAGATTACCGGTACGACCGGTACCTATATTTTTGATGGTGGGACGTACGAAATTTTGCAGATAAAAGATGGGGAAAAGGTCGTTTCCTCTGGCAAAAATCCCGGGCATCAATACGATAAATACTACGATAATATTGCCGCACATCTCTCGACGGGTGAAGACTTGATCATCACGCCCGAATGGTCCCGCCGCCCCATTCACATCCTGGACCTCGCCTGTAAAAGCGCAGCGATGGGGCAGACGATCAAGGCGAAGTACGCATAG
- a CDS encoding sugar ABC transporter substrate-binding protein: MKHICILFGLIFLVVGCKPAESPTPAKRAITIWWAQWDPADGLQELGNKFEQETGIAVKVHQIPWPSYQDQVFLNFGNNKTDFDIVIGDSQWIGRGATRGLYVDLTDWLPTAIDIDKIHPRAARYLCEYPPGGGKFYAAPCETDAVGFVYRKDWFEDPAEQASFKEKYGRDLTIPDNWDEFRDLAEFFHRPDQKQYGCALLTGRGYDSMTMGFQMFMWGFGGSWGEFGEFAVDGYVNKPEVAEALAYLKALLQYGPNGATNFDYGKTYEAFINGSTAMSMNYFAFYPGIVKQMGDKAGFFMVPKAGDKRVVSLGGQGFSISTKTSTEQQELAKQFIAWFLQTDIQKEWITKDAGFTANTDILNSDEFRNASPYNRAFAESLDYLQDFWNAPVYNELLAVSQRYLGEAIDGVTPAQEALDKIAAEHEQIFKDAGLLK, from the coding sequence ATGAAGCATATATGTATTCTATTTGGCCTGATATTTCTCGTTGTGGGCTGTAAGCCCGCTGAGTCGCCGACACCTGCAAAGCGCGCTATCACGATATGGTGGGCGCAGTGGGATCCTGCGGATGGGCTTCAGGAATTGGGCAATAAATTCGAACAGGAAACGGGTATTGCCGTTAAAGTTCACCAGATTCCCTGGCCGTCTTATCAGGATCAGGTCTTCCTCAATTTTGGAAATAATAAAACGGATTTTGATATTGTAATTGGCGATAGCCAGTGGATTGGACGAGGCGCGACGCGCGGTCTTTACGTCGATCTGACCGACTGGTTGCCCACGGCAATTGATATAGACAAAATTCATCCCCGCGCCGCGCGTTATTTGTGTGAATATCCGCCCGGTGGTGGCAAATTCTACGCTGCGCCATGCGAGACCGATGCCGTCGGATTTGTCTATCGCAAAGACTGGTTTGAAGACCCTGCCGAGCAAGCGTCATTCAAAGAAAAATATGGGCGGGATCTGACGATTCCCGACAATTGGGATGAATTCCGCGATCTGGCTGAATTTTTCCATCGTCCAGATCAAAAACAATACGGCTGTGCTTTGCTCACTGGCCGAGGGTATGATTCGATGACGATGGGCTTTCAGATGTTTATGTGGGGTTTTGGAGGCTCGTGGGGCGAGTTTGGAGAATTTGCGGTGGATGGGTATGTCAATAAACCGGAAGTGGCAGAAGCCCTTGCGTATCTGAAGGCGTTGTTACAATACGGTCCCAATGGCGCGACCAATTTCGACTACGGGAAAACCTATGAAGCCTTTATCAATGGTTCGACGGCTATGAGCATGAATTATTTCGCCTTTTATCCCGGTATTGTGAAACAGATGGGGGACAAGGCGGGTTTTTTCATGGTGCCCAAAGCTGGCGATAAGCGCGTGGTGAGTCTGGGTGGGCAGGGGTTTAGTATTTCGACCAAGACATCCACAGAGCAACAAGAACTGGCCAAGCAATTCATCGCGTGGTTCTTGCAAACGGATATCCAAAAAGAATGGATTACCAAAGACGCTGGATTTACCGCCAATACGGATATTCTCAATAGCGATGAATTTCGAAACGCATCTCCGTATAACCGCGCTTTTGCAGAATCTCTCGATTATCTCCAGGACTTTTGGAATGCGCCTGTTTACAACGAGTTGCTCGCGGTTTCGCAGCGCTATTTGGGCGAGGCGATTGACGGGGTTACACCCGCGCAGGAAGCCCTCGATAAAATCGCTGCCGAACACGAGCAGATTTTCAAAGATGCCGGTTTGTTGAAGTAA